A genome region from Pseudodesulfovibrio alkaliphilus includes the following:
- a CDS encoding ribonuclease J encodes MTDSPCFSVHPLGGLGEIGMNCMAFKTPRSMVLVDCGLMFPEDYHFGVDVVIPCFDFVLQNKAMLHGIVLTHGHEDHIGALPWLLQNVDVPVYGSQFTLGLVENKLREHDLARWADLRPVRPHDRVLLGDFTFNFFPVCHSIIEGYGLGIETPAGRVVHTGDFKIDRNPLGGHATDLNAFRRFSEPGVLLMFSDSTNVAREGFALTEREIKVSLREIFSTAKGRILVSLFSSHIQRIQEVVDLADAEGRKVAVSGKSLLRNIELARDMGYLRIPKGTLIELDRLDEFGDSELVLLVTGSQGEPLAALSRMSMGEHRQITVKPGDLCILSSRFIPGNVRAITRVINNLYRLGAEVLYEKMHGVHASGHAHAGELTLMLEAVRPRYFIPVHGEYRHLVKHARLAFECGVEEENALVVENGQSVAFEADGSMYFGRPFRAEKILVDGKGVGDVGQSVLRERQLLAGEGMVIVVLVVDEATGEISMGPDIMSKGFVFEQQYMHLLDDAKCIVLDVHENIAPGETTKLKERIRSALRRFFRKVLGRDPVVVPLVISI; translated from the coding sequence ATGACGGACTCTCCTTGTTTCAGCGTTCACCCGCTGGGCGGGCTGGGCGAGATCGGCATGAACTGCATGGCTTTCAAGACGCCGCGCTCCATGGTGCTGGTGGACTGCGGCCTGATGTTCCCCGAGGACTACCACTTTGGCGTGGACGTGGTCATTCCCTGTTTCGACTTCGTGCTTCAAAACAAGGCCATGCTTCACGGCATCGTGCTCACCCACGGTCATGAGGACCACATCGGCGCCTTGCCCTGGCTGCTCCAGAATGTGGACGTGCCCGTCTACGGCAGCCAGTTCACCCTGGGGCTGGTGGAGAACAAGCTGCGCGAGCACGATCTCGCCCGCTGGGCCGATCTTCGGCCGGTCCGGCCCCATGATCGTGTGCTCCTTGGCGATTTCACCTTCAATTTCTTTCCGGTCTGCCATTCCATCATCGAGGGGTATGGTCTGGGCATTGAGACCCCGGCGGGTCGGGTGGTCCATACCGGCGATTTCAAGATCGACCGCAATCCCCTCGGCGGCCACGCCACAGACCTCAATGCCTTCCGCCGGTTTTCCGAGCCGGGAGTGCTGCTCATGTTCTCGGATTCCACCAACGTGGCCCGGGAGGGGTTCGCCCTGACGGAGCGGGAGATCAAGGTCAGTCTGCGCGAGATTTTTTCCACCGCCAAGGGACGCATCCTGGTCTCGCTCTTCTCGAGCCACATCCAGCGCATCCAGGAGGTCGTTGATCTGGCGGACGCCGAAGGGCGCAAGGTGGCCGTTTCCGGCAAATCCCTCTTGCGCAACATTGAGCTGGCTCGCGACATGGGCTACCTGCGCATTCCCAAGGGAACCCTCATCGAGCTGGACCGGCTGGACGAGTTCGGCGATTCCGAGCTGGTGCTGCTTGTCACCGGCTCCCAGGGCGAACCCCTGGCCGCGCTTTCGCGCATGTCCATGGGCGAGCACCGGCAGATCACGGTCAAACCCGGCGATCTGTGCATTCTCTCGTCCCGTTTTATTCCGGGCAACGTGCGGGCCATCACCCGTGTCATCAACAACCTCTATCGCCTCGGGGCCGAGGTGCTTTATGAAAAGATGCACGGCGTCCATGCCTCGGGCCACGCCCATGCGGGCGAGCTGACCCTGATGCTCGAAGCCGTGCGGCCCCGGTATTTCATTCCTGTTCACGGCGAGTATCGTCATCTGGTCAAGCACGCCCGGCTGGCATTCGAGTGCGGGGTGGAAGAGGAAAATGCCCTGGTGGTGGAGAACGGCCAGTCGGTGGCCTTTGAGGCCGACGGCTCCATGTATTTCGGTCGGCCCTTCAGGGCAGAGAAGATTCTGGTGGACGGCAAGGGGGTCGGCGATGTGGGCCAGAGCGTGCTGCGCGAGCGCCAGTTGCTGGCGGGCGAGGGCATGGTCATCGTGGTCCTGGTGGTGGACGAGGCCACCGGGGAGATCAGCATGGGGCCTGACATCATGTCCAAGGGGTTCGTCTTCGAACAGCAGTATATGCACCTGCTCGACGACGCCAAATGTATCGTGCTGGATGTGCACGAAAATATCGCCCCTGGCGAGACGACCAAGCTCAAGGAACGCATCCGTTCGGCCTTGCGCCGTTTTTTCCGCAAGGTGCTCGGGCGCGACCCGGTGGTTGTCCCCCTGGTCATTTCCATCTGA
- a CDS encoding YhcH/YjgK/YiaL family protein yields MILDTLANADRYAALNPRFRAAFDFLRRSDLSALPLGRVDIDGPLYAMIAKGSGRTPMEALMETHDHYIDIHHVLSGCETIGWKARPDLGPATAETDTRTDVAFYHDKPEAWTTVSPGMIAIHFPEDAHMPMLSGGEVHKVVVKVPVE; encoded by the coding sequence GTGATTCTGGACACCCTGGCAAACGCCGACCGTTACGCAGCCCTCAATCCCCGCTTCCGGGCCGCCTTCGACTTTCTGCGCAGAAGCGACCTGTCCGCCTTGCCCTTGGGCCGGGTGGACATTGACGGCCCGCTTTATGCCATGATCGCCAAGGGGTCAGGCCGGACCCCCATGGAAGCTCTCATGGAGACCCATGACCATTATATCGACATCCACCATGTCCTGAGCGGTTGCGAGACCATCGGCTGGAAGGCGCGGCCCGACCTCGGCCCGGCCACAGCAGAGACAGATACGCGAACGGATGTAGCCTTCTACCACGACAAGCCCGAGGCATGGACAACGGTATCGCCCGGCATGATCGCCATCCACTTTCCCGAGGATGCTCACATGCCCATGCTCTCAGGCGGCGAGGTGCACAAGGTGGTGGTCAAGGTGCCCGTGGAATAA
- a CDS encoding dihydrolipoyl dehydrogenase family protein: MTYDLVVLGGGPGGFDAAVAAAGHGLKVALVEKGFLGGTCLNRGCIPTKLWLGATSAIDELHNQARMKVASGEVVVDFPALQARVTKHLAGTRKAMVMQLGKLGVELVEGMGRLAGQGTVEVETADGTRTLTSANVVIATGSKPIFFPGLEPDGECVLDSDMFLAMKTMPASLIVVGAGFIGLEMAQVAHRLGARVTVIDAMDRVAPLEDPEVSAALLTIFKRWKWDVLLDKRVSGVRTADGQGELTLDTGEKLAADIILVAVGRGPTTDGLGLETVGIATPMRRIEVDDRLRAAPGIHAVGDVNGIIQLAHAASHQGHYVAALVAGKTDAPYDSGPVPSVLYGAPEVMRVGRMESEVHLADEGCEVSRAPLAANPMAQAHAATQGFVKVIWAKGRVAGITAVGHDVSRLTTPATMIVRQGWTADDLHSIVFPHPSLDESLLAALQAGRTPVE; this comes from the coding sequence ATGACCTATGATCTCGTGGTCCTGGGCGGAGGTCCGGGCGGATTCGACGCGGCAGTGGCCGCGGCCGGGCATGGCCTGAAGGTCGCCCTGGTGGAAAAGGGCTTTCTCGGCGGCACCTGCCTCAACCGGGGCTGCATCCCCACCAAGCTGTGGCTGGGCGCCACGTCCGCCATCGACGAATTGCACAACCAGGCCAGAATGAAGGTCGCCTCGGGCGAGGTGGTCGTGGACTTCCCAGCCCTCCAGGCCCGCGTGACCAAACATCTGGCGGGCACACGCAAGGCCATGGTCATGCAGCTTGGCAAGCTCGGCGTGGAGTTGGTGGAAGGAATGGGCAGACTGGCGGGCCAAGGCACGGTGGAGGTCGAGACGGCCGACGGAACCAGGACGCTTACATCCGCCAATGTCGTCATTGCCACCGGGTCCAAGCCCATCTTCTTTCCGGGCCTTGAGCCGGACGGTGAGTGCGTGCTCGACTCGGACATGTTCCTGGCCATGAAGACCATGCCCGCCTCCCTCATCGTGGTCGGGGCAGGCTTCATCGGCCTTGAGATGGCCCAGGTGGCCCACCGCCTCGGGGCCAGGGTCACGGTCATCGACGCCATGGACCGGGTTGCCCCGCTGGAAGACCCCGAGGTCTCGGCCGCCCTCCTGACCATCTTCAAGCGGTGGAAATGGGACGTACTGCTCGACAAACGGGTATCCGGCGTCCGAACCGCAGACGGCCAAGGCGAGCTGACCCTGGACACAGGCGAGAAGCTCGCGGCCGACATCATCCTGGTGGCCGTGGGACGCGGCCCGACGACCGACGGGCTCGGCCTCGAAACCGTGGGCATCGCCACCCCCATGCGGCGCATCGAGGTGGATGACCGCCTCCGGGCCGCGCCGGGCATCCACGCCGTGGGCGATGTCAACGGCATCATCCAGCTGGCTCACGCCGCATCGCATCAGGGCCATTACGTGGCCGCCCTGGTGGCCGGAAAGACCGACGCCCCCTACGACTCCGGGCCGGTGCCCAGTGTGCTCTACGGCGCACCCGAGGTCATGCGCGTGGGCCGCATGGAGAGCGAAGTCCACCTGGCCGACGAGGGGTGCGAGGTTTCCCGCGCTCCCCTGGCAGCCAATCCCATGGCCCAGGCCCATGCCGCCACCCAGGGATTCGTCAAGGTGATCTGGGCCAAAGGCCGCGTGGCAGGGATCACGGCCGTGGGCCACGATGTGTCCCGCCTGACCACCCCGGCCACCATGATCGTGCGCCAGGGCTGGACCGCCGACGACCTGCACTCCATCGTCTTCCCCCATCCCTCCCTGGATGAATCGCTGCTGGCCGCGCTTCAGGCCGGACGTACCCCGGTGGAATAA
- a CDS encoding ParB/RepB/Spo0J family partition protein, producing MHLSNETVTTPASAIRTAGTHLFWATAPSPALMCSLERHGQIQPVLVRTTAGGLELVAGYARVAALGRLGRPVLARLVETENPAEPGLLYLADNAQRPLDDAMRLAAWHHFRPLLDDARLAEEVLPCLGITPGSRDAKLLADWLSLPKQWQGNLAAGRVPLAAGTVLSRMTDADRQAVAPLFAELSWSRSNAVNLLTWLFEAARMTGRPVARIMTEQGMEQTTQRGLSPKDAMSRLAALAREARHPTLSAMQARFTAAASDLTTGTRWRITQPDHFETDGVELSARIASPDQLERAVRDLQIMAERPSWHQLWKATTDHD from the coding sequence GTGCATCTTTCAAACGAGACAGTGACCACCCCGGCCAGCGCCATCCGCACCGCCGGGACGCACCTCTTCTGGGCCACCGCCCCTTCTCCCGCCCTAATGTGCTCCCTCGAACGCCACGGGCAGATTCAGCCGGTGCTCGTCCGTACGACTGCAGGCGGGCTGGAGCTGGTGGCCGGGTACGCCCGGGTTGCGGCTCTGGGCCGACTGGGCCGCCCGGTACTGGCAAGACTGGTGGAAACGGAAAACCCGGCCGAGCCCGGCCTACTCTATCTGGCCGACAACGCCCAGCGCCCGCTGGACGATGCCATGCGACTGGCCGCCTGGCACCACTTCCGTCCCCTGCTCGATGATGCCCGGCTGGCCGAAGAAGTCCTGCCCTGCCTGGGTATCACCCCCGGCAGCCGCGACGCGAAACTCCTGGCCGACTGGCTCTCCCTGCCCAAGCAATGGCAGGGCAACCTCGCGGCCGGACGCGTTCCCCTGGCAGCCGGAACCGTTCTGTCCCGCATGACCGATGCGGACCGGCAGGCCGTTGCACCGCTCTTCGCCGAATTGTCCTGGTCACGCTCCAATGCCGTCAACCTGCTCACCTGGCTTTTCGAGGCAGCAAGGATGACCGGCAGACCCGTGGCTCGGATCATGACCGAACAGGGCATGGAGCAGACGACACAGCGCGGCCTCTCGCCCAAGGACGCCATGTCGCGGCTGGCCGCCCTGGCCCGCGAGGCTCGCCATCCCACCTTGAGCGCCATGCAGGCACGATTCACAGCCGCAGCCAGCGACCTGACGACAGGCACCCGGTGGCGCATCACCCAACCCGACCACTTTGAAACAGACGGGGTCGAACTCTCTGCCCGCATCGCCAGCCCAGACCAACTCGAACGCGCTGTCCGCGACCTTCAGATCATGGCCGAACGCCCGAGCTGGCATCAACTCTGGAAGGCCACCACAGACCATGACTGA
- a CDS encoding elongation factor G — protein MPDLKTQRTYAFVGHGGSGKTTVAEMLLFNAGVINRLGKVEEGSTVLDYEPEEIKRRGSIQPGVATFKWKKNDHFLIDTPGDSNFSGDLSYSLTAADGAVLVIDAVDGVKPQTRKVWQLVQGMGLPAMIVINKMDRDRAEFDTAFAGISDALGARPALLYYPVGSKEQFRGVVDMMSGKALMFGADGAVSEEAIPDEVADEVEALREAMIENIAESDEELMEKYLEEGQLSPDDITRGLQAGVAAGELVPVVVASALNNQGGQMILDTVQSLLPGPLAHKPWEGDEGERSGSPDEPLACFVFKTLADPFAGQLTVVRVLSGELKPDSALLNASNGEKERVGQLLLMNGKEQTQSKTPMGPGSIVTLAKLKNTSTGDTLTAEKSGFVLKKPEMSPQLITFALAPAEKGDEDKVYAAVAKLLDEDITLTLSRDEESGDILLSGMGQNHIEVSVEKAKRRYKTDIVLKTPKVPYRETFKTGAREIQGRHKKQSGGRGQFGDCWIHVAPRGSGEGYEFVDQVVGGSIPRQFIPAVDKGIQETAARGVLAGYPVIDFQVTLYDGSYHSVDSSEMAFKVAGSLAFKKACEKAKMALLEPIMLVTVAVPDSFMGDVIGDLSSRRGKVLGSDSQAGITEVKAHVPMAEMLKYAPDLNSMTGGQGTFFMEFASYEECPPQEAEKVIAAHRKGSEDE, from the coding sequence ATGCCTGACCTGAAGACACAGAGAACGTACGCATTCGTCGGTCACGGCGGCAGTGGAAAGACCACGGTTGCCGAAATGCTGCTTTTCAACGCCGGCGTGATAAATCGTTTGGGCAAGGTCGAGGAAGGGAGCACTGTTCTGGATTACGAGCCCGAGGAGATCAAGCGGCGCGGGTCCATCCAGCCCGGCGTCGCCACCTTCAAGTGGAAGAAGAACGACCATTTTCTCATCGACACTCCGGGCGACTCCAATTTTTCCGGGGATCTTTCCTACTCTCTCACCGCTGCCGACGGCGCGGTACTGGTCATCGACGCGGTGGACGGCGTCAAGCCGCAGACCCGCAAGGTGTGGCAGCTGGTCCAGGGCATGGGGTTGCCCGCCATGATCGTGATCAACAAGATGGACCGCGACCGGGCCGAGTTCGACACCGCCTTTGCTGGCATTTCCGACGCCCTGGGCGCCCGCCCGGCGCTGCTCTACTACCCTGTGGGGAGCAAGGAGCAGTTCCGGGGCGTGGTGGACATGATGTCCGGCAAGGCGCTGATGTTCGGCGCTGACGGCGCGGTATCAGAGGAAGCCATTCCAGACGAGGTGGCCGACGAGGTGGAGGCCCTGCGCGAGGCCATGATAGAAAACATCGCCGAGAGCGATGAGGAACTGATGGAAAAGTACCTGGAGGAGGGGCAGCTCTCCCCGGACGACATCACCCGCGGGTTGCAGGCGGGCGTGGCCGCGGGCGAGCTGGTGCCCGTGGTCGTGGCCTCTGCCCTGAACAACCAGGGCGGCCAGATGATTCTCGACACCGTTCAGAGCCTGTTACCCGGCCCCCTGGCCCACAAGCCATGGGAGGGGGACGAGGGCGAGCGCTCCGGTTCCCCGGACGAGCCCCTGGCCTGCTTCGTCTTCAAGACCCTGGCCGATCCCTTTGCCGGGCAGCTGACCGTGGTTCGCGTCCTTTCGGGTGAACTCAAGCCCGATTCGGCCCTGCTCAACGCCAGCAATGGCGAGAAGGAGCGCGTGGGCCAGCTGCTGCTCATGAACGGCAAGGAGCAGACCCAGTCCAAAACACCCATGGGCCCCGGCTCCATCGTTACCCTGGCCAAGCTCAAGAACACCTCGACCGGCGACACCCTGACGGCCGAGAAAAGCGGCTTTGTGCTCAAAAAGCCAGAGATGTCCCCGCAGCTCATCACCTTTGCCCTGGCTCCGGCCGAGAAGGGCGACGAGGACAAGGTCTATGCCGCCGTGGCCAAGCTCCTTGACGAGGACATCACCCTGACCCTGAGCCGCGACGAGGAATCCGGCGACATCCTGCTTTCGGGCATGGGCCAGAACCATATCGAGGTCTCGGTGGAGAAGGCCAAGCGGCGCTACAAGACCGATATCGTGCTCAAGACTCCCAAGGTGCCGTATCGCGAAACCTTCAAGACTGGTGCCCGCGAGATCCAGGGCCGCCACAAGAAGCAGTCCGGCGGCCGCGGCCAGTTCGGCGACTGCTGGATTCATGTCGCCCCCAGGGGCTCGGGCGAGGGCTACGAGTTCGTGGATCAGGTGGTGGGCGGCTCCATCCCGCGCCAGTTTATTCCGGCCGTGGACAAGGGAATCCAGGAGACCGCCGCCCGGGGTGTGCTGGCTGGTTATCCGGTCATTGATTTCCAGGTCACGCTCTACGACGGCAGCTACCACTCCGTGGACTCGTCGGAAATGGCCTTCAAGGTGGCCGGCTCCCTGGCCTTCAAGAAGGCTTGCGAGAAGGCCAAGATGGCTCTGCTCGAGCCGATCATGCTCGTCACCGTGGCCGTGCCCGATTCCTTCATGGGCGATGTCATTGGCGACCTCTCCTCGCGGCGCGGCAAGGTGCTGGGGTCCGACTCCCAGGCCGGCATCACCGAGGTCAAGGCCCATGTGCCCATGGCCGAGATGCTCAAGTACGCCCCGGATCTCAACTCCATGACCGGCGGCCAGGGCACCTTCTTCATGGAGTTTGCCTCCTACGAGGAATGCCCGCCCCAGGAGGCGGAAAAGGTCATCGCCGCCCACAGGAAGGGCAGCGAGGACGAGTAG
- a CDS encoding SDR family NAD(P)-dependent oxidoreductase, with amino-acid sequence MKKHIMITGGNKGIGLETTMLFIERGCRVTVVARDFSSFPLAGNAAVTAVEYDLSDVEGIPALVARLDPVDVLVNNAGVMYALPYDQYPEDKVRTILRLNLESPAALIRETARHMTAQGHGRIVNNASIAGQIGHPDIWYGVTKAGLINLTKSFAKLLGPSGVVVNAVAPGPVETDMLHVIPEARKKAILQAVYTGRFARAEEVARAILWLATDCPEYINGTCLDINNGSFPR; translated from the coding sequence ATGAAAAAACATATCATGATCACCGGAGGCAACAAGGGTATCGGCCTGGAAACCACCATGTTGTTCATCGAACGAGGCTGCCGCGTCACCGTCGTGGCCCGTGATTTTTCCAGCTTCCCGCTGGCCGGGAACGCTGCCGTCACGGCCGTGGAGTACGATCTGAGCGATGTGGAGGGCATCCCTGCCCTGGTGGCCCGGCTCGACCCCGTGGACGTACTGGTCAACAACGCGGGCGTCATGTACGCCCTGCCCTACGACCAGTATCCAGAAGACAAGGTGCGTACCATCCTGCGTCTCAACCTGGAGTCTCCGGCCGCCCTGATTCGCGAGACGGCCCGACACATGACCGCCCAGGGCCATGGCCGCATCGTCAACAACGCGTCCATCGCCGGGCAGATCGGCCACCCGGACATCTGGTACGGCGTGACCAAGGCCGGGCTGATCAACCTGACCAAGAGCTTTGCCAAGCTCCTCGGCCCGAGCGGGGTGGTGGTCAATGCCGTGGCCCCCGGCCCCGTGGAGACCGACATGCTTCATGTCATCCCCGAGGCCCGGAAAAAGGCGATTCTCCAGGCCGTGTACACCGGCCGTTTCGCCAGGGCCGAGGAAGTGGCCCGGGCCATTCTCTGGCTGGCCACCGACTGCCCGGAATACATTAACGGCACCTGCCTGGACATCAACAACGGGTCGTTTCCGAGGTAG
- a CDS encoding tetratricopeptide repeat protein, with amino-acid sequence MLKNYNLASEDVTMKRILMVAMLLGVAAALAACGGQRTALDQGVALYKQGDCAAAQPFFDQTIARPNETMDIAYAYFLKAKCAENAGDAAGAYENYYAAKIVVCYDVATSTEHENLNTYARSEYCERILPDTLHKLAPDVGAAEVKAIKAKINAELNARYMQQFSTSTK; translated from the coding sequence ATGCTGAAGAATTATAACCTTGCCAGCGAGGATGTGACGATGAAGAGGATACTGATGGTTGCCATGTTGCTGGGTGTTGCCGCTGCGCTGGCCGCATGCGGTGGACAGCGGACCGCTCTGGACCAAGGGGTTGCTTTGTATAAGCAGGGGGATTGCGCCGCCGCCCAGCCGTTCTTCGACCAGACCATCGCCCGGCCCAACGAGACCATGGACATCGCCTATGCCTATTTTCTCAAGGCGAAGTGCGCTGAAAATGCGGGTGATGCTGCCGGGGCCTACGAAAATTACTACGCCGCCAAGATAGTGGTCTGCTACGATGTGGCAACCAGCACCGAGCACGAGAACCTGAACACCTATGCACGTAGCGAGTATTGCGAGCGCATTCTGCCGGACACGCTCCACAAGCTCGCCCCGGATGTGGGCGCGGCCGAGGTCAAGGCCATTAAGGCCAAAATAAATGCCGAACTCAACGCCCGGTACATGCAGCAGTTCTCCACCAGCACCAAGTGA
- a CDS encoding lysophospholipid acyltransferase family protein: protein MFRRVFFILLLIPVTIYYSIRMLRVDRENSTPEEYDFWGLAWGAAAVRLAGVKIEADMGEIDPKGHYVFIGNHQSNLDIPVLFTLLKGNRIRFVAKKSLFDIPLYGRALAHAGHISIDRDNRRAAMESLSAAVETARSGISPLIFPEGTRNTELDDLMEFKIGGMILALKCGLPVVPFVMTGTGKIMPKGSKIIDNRHLIRFKALPVIDPAKYTIKDRDAFKDDLRQMMRTAYRELLAKDA, encoded by the coding sequence ATGTTTCGACGCGTTTTTTTTATCCTGCTCCTGATACCTGTCACCATCTACTACAGCATCCGCATGCTTCGCGTGGACCGGGAAAACTCCACGCCCGAGGAGTACGACTTCTGGGGGCTGGCCTGGGGGGCGGCCGCCGTGCGCCTGGCCGGGGTCAAAATCGAAGCCGACATGGGCGAGATCGACCCCAAGGGCCACTATGTCTTCATCGGCAACCACCAGAGCAATCTGGACATTCCGGTGCTCTTTACGCTGCTCAAGGGCAACAGGATTCGCTTCGTGGCCAAGAAGAGCCTCTTTGACATTCCCCTCTATGGCCGGGCGTTGGCCCACGCTGGGCACATTTCCATCGACCGCGACAACCGCCGGGCCGCCATGGAGAGCCTGAGCGCCGCAGTGGAGACGGCCCGCTCCGGCATCTCGCCGCTGATCTTTCCCGAGGGCACGCGCAACACCGAACTGGACGATCTGATGGAGTTCAAGATCGGCGGCATGATCCTGGCGCTCAAGTGCGGTCTGCCCGTGGTACCCTTCGTTATGACCGGCACCGGCAAGATCATGCCCAAGGGGTCGAAAATCATCGACAATCGTCATCTGATCCGATTCAAGGCCCTGCCGGTCATTGACCCGGCCAAGTACACCATCAAGGACCGCGATGCCTTCAAGGACGACCTGCGCCAGATGATGCGCACCGCCTACCGCGAACTGCTCGCCAAGGATGCCTAA
- a CDS encoding L-cysteine desulfidase family protein: MSQKHSQEQLTMPFSVKDVLSMQVAPALGCTEPVAIALGAAAAVSILPDTGFDSMEIFLDPNVYKNGLAVSIPGTGGLSGLDMAAALGASGGDPSLRLEVLRPILDSHVAEAKATLAAGKITVSLLKDRHGLFVRSVIRRGDDVAESVIEGLHDNITSLTLNGRPVPSPLLKPHGEDGHARLVEMEEWLKGLSLTEIMALTDDLDEADLAFVREGVDVNMRLAEQGLKYGLGLGVGKTLERLVRQGLIKKDMVLAARILASSAADARMSGVPLPAMSSAGSGNHGLTAILPIWAVKDFIDDADEKTVLEAIALSHIVTAFVKAHTGRLSAICGCSVAAGAGATAGITYLLGGDAVHIAGAIKNLLEDLAGIICDGAKAGCALKLSTAAGTAVQAALFALHGVNVHSSDGIIGDSSEDTMRNIGTLAVDGMIQTDRTILDIMLRKRLAEA; encoded by the coding sequence ATGTCCCAAAAGCACAGCCAGGAGCAACTGACCATGCCCTTCTCGGTCAAGGATGTTCTTTCGATGCAGGTGGCCCCGGCCCTGGGCTGCACCGAGCCGGTGGCCATCGCCCTGGGCGCTGCGGCCGCCGTGTCGATATTGCCCGACACGGGATTCGATTCCATGGAAATATTCCTGGACCCCAACGTCTACAAGAACGGCTTGGCCGTCTCCATTCCCGGAACAGGCGGGCTCTCGGGCCTGGACATGGCCGCCGCCCTGGGCGCATCCGGCGGCGATCCCTCCCTGCGCCTCGAAGTGCTCCGCCCCATTCTTGACAGCCATGTGGCCGAGGCCAAGGCCACCCTTGCCGCCGGGAAGATCACCGTCTCGCTGCTCAAGGACCGCCACGGACTCTTCGTACGCAGCGTGATCCGGCGCGGCGACGATGTGGCCGAGAGCGTTATCGAGGGGCTGCACGACAATATCACCAGCCTGACCCTCAACGGACGGCCTGTGCCAAGCCCGCTGCTCAAGCCCCACGGCGAGGACGGCCACGCCAGACTCGTGGAGATGGAGGAATGGCTCAAGGGACTCTCCCTGACCGAAATCATGGCCCTGACCGATGACCTGGACGAGGCAGACCTCGCCTTTGTGCGCGAAGGGGTCGATGTGAACATGCGTCTGGCCGAGCAGGGTCTCAAGTACGGGCTGGGCCTTGGCGTGGGCAAGACCCTCGAGCGGCTGGTGCGCCAAGGGCTGATCAAGAAGGACATGGTCCTGGCAGCGCGCATTCTCGCCTCCAGCGCGGCGGACGCCCGCATGTCCGGCGTGCCGCTCCCGGCCATGAGCTCCGCCGGATCGGGCAACCACGGGCTGACTGCCATACTGCCCATCTGGGCGGTCAAGGACTTCATCGACGATGCCGACGAGAAGACCGTGCTCGAAGCCATAGCCCTCTCACACATCGTCACCGCCTTTGTGAAGGCCCACACGGGCCGACTCTCGGCCATATGCGGCTGCTCGGTGGCGGCCGGGGCCGGGGCCACGGCAGGCATCACCTACCTGCTCGGCGGCGATGCCGTCCACATCGCCGGAGCCATCAAGAACCTGCTCGAAGACCTGGCGGGCATCATCTGCGACGGGGCCAAGGCCGGATGCGCCCTCAAGCTGTCCACCGCAGCCGGCACGGCGGTACAGGCCGCCCTCTTCGCCCTGCACGGGGTCAACGTCCACTCCAGCGATGGCATCATCGGCGATTCTTCCGAAGACACCATGCGCAACATCGGCACTCTGGCCGTGGACGGCATGATCCAGACCGACCGGACAATCCTCGACATCATGCTGCGCAAGAGGCTTGCCGAGGCATAG